Sequence from the Aerococcus tenax genome:
TTCCGTGGTCAAACACTGTGAAGCAGCTGGCCTATCAGCGGGGCAAATCCACGCCATTAAACCGCCTTATTCTAAGGCTTTAAATACGGAGCTCTATAAAAAGGTCAATGCTCAGATCATGATTACCAAGGAAAGTGGCCAGGCCGGTGGGATGGATGAGAAGGTTTCGGCTGCCTTAGACCGTGGCATGGATGTGATTGAAATTACCCGACCCGATGTGGCTTATCCTGAAATGACTCATGACATCGATGAGGTTCTATCCCTAAGCCGTCAATTATTAAGCCAAGGGCAATCCTCCTCAAGCGATAGCCCAAGTAAGGAGAATCGTGATGAATAGCGGTAAAGTTTATTTAGTAGGTGCCGGCTTAGGCCGGCTAGGCAATCTCAGCTTAGCGGCCTATGATTGCCTGCAAAAGGCCGATATTATCTTTTATGACCGTCTTATTAATCAAAATTTACTGCAAGTCGCCCCAAGTTCCTGCCTCTTGGTGAATGTTGGCAAAAAGCCTGGTAAACACTCTCATTCTCAGGAAGAGATTACTCAGCAACTTATCCAAGCCAGCCAGGAATATCAAGTCATAGTCCGATTGAAGAGTGGTGACCCCTACCTCTTTGGTCGGGGTGGGGAAGAAGCCATGGCCCTGTCCGAAGCGGGCGTGGATTTTGCAGTCATTCCCGGAATCACTTCAGCCATTGCTGGTTTAGCCTATGCCGGCATCCCGGCCACTTACCGGGATAAGTCAAGTTCCCTGCACATCTATACCGGTCAGAGCCGAGCGGGTCGAACAGACTTAGATTATCAGGCCATTGTCAATAGCGGGGGAACGGCAGTCTTTCTAATGGCGGTAAAGGCTCTAGGAGCCATTGTTAGTGGCCTTATAGGAGCTGGCCTGGATGAAAAAACGCCTATGGCAGCTATTGAGTGGGCAGGAAGGGCTCAAGAACGCTACTTGGTCTCTGATTTAGGCCATATGTTTGATGATTGTCAAGCTGCCCAGATCAAAGCGCCCGCCATCTTTGTTCTCGGGGAGGTAGTGACTGACCAGCAAAAACTCGACTTCTTCAGTCAAGCTCCTCTTTTTGGACATCAGATTGCTGTGTCTGTACAGACGCCTCTGACCGATTGCCTGGCCCTGGAAGATTTGGGAGCTGATCTAATCTTTTATCCTGACCCAGCCGCTGAAAGTAGTCGCCAAGATCTAGCAAAAACCGCTCTCAAGCAGGCTGATATTATGATTAGCCAAGACCTACTTAATCCTTGGCAAGAGAAGCTGGCGGCGGAAACCCTACATTTCCACGGCAGTGTTGATGACTTTATCCATCATTTTAGTAAGCAATAAAGGAGTTCAATATGAAAAGTGCCATTTTACTAGTAAGTTTCGGGACCACATT
This genomic interval carries:
- the cobA gene encoding uroporphyrinogen-III C-methyltransferase, whose amino-acid sequence is MNSGKVYLVGAGLGRLGNLSLAAYDCLQKADIIFYDRLINQNLLQVAPSSCLLVNVGKKPGKHSHSQEEITQQLIQASQEYQVIVRLKSGDPYLFGRGGEEAMALSEAGVDFAVIPGITSAIAGLAYAGIPATYRDKSSSLHIYTGQSRAGRTDLDYQAIVNSGGTAVFLMAVKALGAIVSGLIGAGLDEKTPMAAIEWAGRAQERYLVSDLGHMFDDCQAAQIKAPAIFVLGEVVTDQQKLDFFSQAPLFGHQIAVSVQTPLTDCLALEDLGADLIFYPDPAAESSRQDLAKTALKQADIMISQDLLNPWQEKLAAETLHFHGSVDDFIHHFSKQ